CTCCGCCTTCTGGGTCATCTGCGGCAAGTTGACTGGGGGCGGGCGAAGCCCCCCAAAGGGGCGCGGGGAACTGCGCGACCAGCCACGACGGCGCCGCGGCGAACCGACAACCCGACACCGCCCCTCCAGCGGAGCGCCTACCCACGGAGGCGGGACATCGTCGGGTCGAACAGGGGCTCCTCGGCGACCACGGCCGCCACCCGCTGGTCGAAGTAGCCGATGTGCAACGTCGTTCCAGGGACGGCCAGTTCGGCCGGGAGCCAGGCGTACGCGATGCCCTTGCCGATCGTGTAGCCGTAGGCGGCGCTGGTGACGTAGCCGACGGCACGGTCCCCCTCGTAGACCGGCTCCTTGCCCATCACCACCGACCTCGGGTCCTCGATGGTCAGGCAGGTGAGCTTCCGGCGTACGTCTGCCTTACGGCGTTCCAGTGCCGCCTTGCCGACGAAGTCGCCCTTGTCGAGCTTCACGGCGAAGCCGACGCCGGCCTCGTACGGGTCGTGCTCGTACGTCATGTCGGTGCCGAAGGAGCGGTAACCCTTCTCCAGGCGGAGGCTGTTGAAGGCGCCCCGGCCTGCCGCGATGCCACCGAGCGGCTGCGCCGCCTGCCAGAGGGTGTCCCAGAGTTTCTGGCCCTGGTCGGCCGTCGTGTAGAGCTCCCAGCCGAGTTCGCCGACGTACGACAGGCGCATCGCCGTCACCGGGACGCTGCCGATGTAGGCGTGCTTGGCGCGGAAGTACTTCAGGCCGTCGTTGGAGAAGTCCTCGTCCGTCAGGGGCTGGAGGACCTTGCGGGCCAGCGGCCCCCACAGGCCGATACAGCATGTGCCGGGGGTGATGTCACGGACCTGGACCGTGCCGTCGGCCGGGAGGTGGCGGGTGAACCAGTCGAGGTCCAGGTTGCCGTTGGCGCCGACCTGGAAGAGGTCGAGGCCGAGGCGGGCCACGGTGACGTCGCTGCGGATGCCGCCGTCGTGATCCAGGAGCAGGGTGTACGTCACCGAGCCGACCGACTTGGCGACCTTGCTGGTCGTGAGGCCCTCCAGGAAGTCGGCGGCACCGGGGCCGGTCACCTCCAGGCGCTTGAGGGCCGTCATGTCGTACATCGCGACCGTCTCGCGGGTCGCCTGGGCCTCGGCGCCGACGATCGGCGACCAGTACCGGGCCGCCCAGTCGCCCGGGGTCGGCACCGAACGCCCTTCCACCAGGGGGGCGTTGGCCTCGTACCACTGCGGGCGCTCCCAGCCGTTCGCCTCCAGGAAGAAGGCGCCCAGTTCCCGCTGACGGGTGTGGAAGGGACTGGTGCGGATCGGGCGCGGGTCCCCCGACGGCTGCAGCGGATGCAGGATGTCGTAGACCTCGACGAAGTTCTGGCAGTCGCGGGCCAGGACGTACTCCGGGGCGAGCTGGTGCGGCTCGAAGCGGTTGAGGTCGCACTCGTGCAGGTCGAAGGACGAGCAGAAACCGTCGACCAGCCACTCGGCCATCGCCCGGCCCACGCCCGCCGAGTGGGTGACCCACACGGCCTCGGCGACCCAGAAGCCCTTGACGTCCTGGGACTCGCCGAGGAGGGGGAAGTTGTCGGTGGTGAAGGAGAACAGGCCGTTGATGCCCTCCTCGACCTTCGCGTCCTTCGTGGACGGGAGGAGGGACCGCGTCTCCGTCCAGGCGTCCG
This genomic interval from Streptomyces sp. B21-083 contains the following:
- a CDS encoding GcvT family protein — protein: MAGPRVVIIGAGVVGAALADEISARGWTEVTVVDQGPLPATGGSSSHAPGLVFQTNSSKTMTELARYTVEKFCSLDVDGKPCFLQVGGLEVATTPERLTELHRRHGWITAWGIESRLLTAEECAEQHPLLNPDRVLGGLLVPTDGLAKAVLAVEAQIRRATERGVTFLPRHEVLDVQQTDGRVTGVVTDQGEIPADIVVCCAGIWGPKIARMAGLNLPLTPLAHQLAWTGPVPALAGQTEEAVRPILRHQDADLYYRDRYDAIGIGYYGHRPMPISADDILSFGEADAAGSMPSVLKFTEDDFADAWTETRSLLPSTKDAKVEEGINGLFSFTTDNFPLLGESQDVKGFWVAEAVWVTHSAGVGRAMAEWLVDGFCSSFDLHECDLNRFEPHQLAPEYVLARDCQNFVEVYDILHPLQPSGDPRPIRTSPFHTRQRELGAFFLEANGWERPQWYEANAPLVEGRSVPTPGDWAARYWSPIVGAEAQATRETVAMYDMTALKRLEVTGPGAADFLEGLTTSKVAKSVGSVTYTLLLDHDGGIRSDVTVARLGLDLFQVGANGNLDLDWFTRHLPADGTVQVRDITPGTCCIGLWGPLARKVLQPLTDEDFSNDGLKYFRAKHAYIGSVPVTAMRLSYVGELGWELYTTADQGQKLWDTLWQAAQPLGGIAAGRGAFNSLRLEKGYRSFGTDMTYEHDPYEAGVGFAVKLDKGDFVGKAALERRKADVRRKLTCLTIEDPRSVVMGKEPVYEGDRAVGYVTSAAYGYTIGKGIAYAWLPAELAVPGTTLHIGYFDQRVAAVVAEEPLFDPTMSRLRG